From the genome of Solanum pennellii chromosome 6, SPENNV200:
GGCCTGAGACATATTTTAGGCCTTTTTTCAAGGAACAATTTTTAGACACTTTTGTTTCTGTAATTATGTTTAGACATGCAATTTCATCACCTAAAAGGAGAATTCCTGAATCCTAGGGTTTCGTTTTCACACAATTATTGTTCTAATTCAGCCATAGTACGGAAACTTAAGTCAAAATTTCCAACAAAACAGAGATACCCACAATTTATATAGACTAGAAGGCAACAAAACCACTCTCTATCATTCCGAGGGATGTAACTACACAAAATCTAGCATGCAATTTCACTGATTCTAGTCCCAAGGTgaagacccacttccaaatTTCTAATTTCAACTATGAAGGAGAATTCAAAGTAAGTTAGAGAAATCGAAATACCTTTTGGAGTAGGGGAGTGATTCTGTGCACTTGCAAAGTTTCAAGGAGTAGCCCACGAACCCGAACTCTATCACCGACTGAAGAACAATGGAGGTACAGAGAAAATTtgaggaagagagtttggggaTGGGAGGATTCTAATTTGGGAGTGAAATGAGGTTTGGAAAGGTTGAGTTTGCTGATTaagaaaggaaataaagaaATCGAAATGGATATGGAAgggaattttaaaagaatcTGAAGGTGGGAACGAATGTAAACCGTTGTGTTATTTAATAGTACCAGCAGGGTTGGGTCGGGTTGCTGGCATTTTGGTCTCACGAAACCCGTCGATTGTCTATAGGTCAGTCGACAGACCGTCAATGGCTTTTAgacttagaaaaaataataaacataccTGGGATCTACGGACATCATTGAAGGTTCGTCGATTGAACGATGGCCCATCGCTGGGTCCGTAGACCTCTGCACCAATCCATTTTATATAGATTATTATTCTGGTCACTGCATATGTAACACCTATCAGGCCattctttttttgttcttatGGACACTTTTGAGACACGGACCCTATACTaatctctagccaacactaGTACATAAGCAAGAATGAACTAAGActaagaacaaaagaaaacaaaaatacgactatttatacaaagaaaacaaaacctATTGTTTGCTAGAGGATACACCTTGGGTTTCCTCCTAAGAAGTGATTTATTTAACATCATGACACGATGCAGgccccttgattactcagaatTTATCAAGATGGTTgtcctcaaccacttcatgcaCACTCTCTACATGTCCCAGGTAAATCTTTATCCGTTGTCCGTTGACTGTGAACTTTGCACCTTCCTTATTCCCCAACTCGACCGCTCCATGTGGAAATACTTTAGTGATGAGGAATAGCCATgtccacttggacttgagttttcccaAAAGCAAGCGTAGCCTAGATTTGAATAGAAGAACCGTATCACCAATCGCAAAATCTCACTTTTCAATTCTTTGGTCGTGATACattttcatcttccttttataGATGGATGAACTTTCATAGGCCTTGAGGCAAAACTCATCAaactcattcaacccatttaatcTTTGTTCTGCTGCTTCTGTCCAATttatcttcagtttcttcattgcccacatttCTTTGTTGTCTAACTCGTTTGGCAAGTGAAATgtcttcccatatacaagttggtacggagacatacctatgggagtcttgtatgcagtGCACTAGACCCAAAGATCATCATCAatcctccttgaccaatccattCTATTTGCATTCACTGTTTTCACCATAATTTACTTGATCTCTCgattggacacctcaacttgcccgcTAGTCTATAGATAGAAAGAGTAGCCACATTATGGCCaaccccatatttttccaaTAGCCTTTTGAACAACTTGTTATAAAGGTGAGAgccaccatcactaataatgacCCTCGGTGTGCCAAACATGGCgaagatattctttttcaagaatgcggtgacactttttccttcattgttaGGAAGCGCTATCACTttcacccattttgacacatagtcgACCATCACTTGtatatacttcatcccatgagaactcataAAAAggcccataaaatcaatgccccatacatcaaacaactcaatcactAGAATCAGATTTAAGGGGAGTTCTTGCCTCTTTGAAATTCCTCTATCTTGTTGGCACCAATCACATGATTTGGCGAACTTGTGAGCATCTTGATGGATGGTTTCCAAATAGTACCCACACTTCAGTATCTTATGTGCAGTACGGATACCACTATGGTTCCCACCCACCAGCTTGGAGTGACATGcttccaaaacactcaacatctcaacctcCGTCACACAACAACGAATAATACCATCAGCCAACTCCGgtataagtaaggctcatcccaaaagatctttttcacatcatacatGAAATTCTTCCTCTAATGGAAACACAAGTCCAATGGAACTATATCACTTGCCagataatttgcaaaatctGCGAACTATGGGATCAAATCTtgagaagcggccaatacatgttcatctggaaatgcatcatcaatttctaatttttctcCCAATTCAcacatagcttcatcctcttaTCTAGACAAGTGATCTGCAACTTGATTCTCAGTTCTCATTGTATTTTTTACCTCAAAATCGAACTCTTGTATTAATAACACCTATCTAATCAATCTTGGTTTCGCATCCTTATTTTCCATCAAGTATCTCAAAGCGCAGTGATATGTATGCACTATCACCTTTGTGCCATGCAAATAGGAGTGAATTTTCTTAAATGAGAACACCACCGCAAGAAGCTCTGTTCAATTATCGTGTAGTTCTTTTGAGCTTCATTCAGAGCCTTACTTGAATAGTGGGGTGAAGAGTTTTATCCCTTctctgtcccaataccacaccaagtggaaccccactagcatcacacatagCCTGAAATGGCTCATTCCATTTTGGTGCTTTTGGTTGTAAAAACTTTTTTAAGCTTTTTTGATGGAATCAGAATTGAGGAAGAGACTACAAAGAGAGAATAATTATGCGGTAACTTGATAAGGTACTTGTAcctattaatatattttattgggAGTTTAAATGTTATTGTATTACTCATATCTCCAAAGTGTTGTAAAGATTGGACGATATCAAAAATTTACAATCCTTTGAAAAAAGTAACAATACTTTGAAAAATCACAACCTACcgaaaaagtcacaatcctTCAATGTAAAAAGTTATCtgcttttaatatatatatatataNNNNNNNNNNNNNNNNNNNNNNNNNNNNNNNNNNNNNNNNNNNNNNNNNNNNNNNNNNNNNNNNNNNNNNNNNNNNNNNNNNNNNNNNNNNNNNNNNNNNNNNNNNNNNNNNNNNNNNNNNNNNNNNNNNNNNNNNNNNNNNNNNNNNNNNNNNNNNNNNNNNNNNNNNNNNNNNNNNNNNNNNNNNNNNNNNNNNNNNNNNNNNNNNNNNNNNNNNNNNNNNNNNNNNNNNNNNNNNNNNNNNNNNNNNNNNNNNNNNNNNNNNNNNNNNNNNNNNNNNNNNNNNNNNNNNNNNNNNNNNNNNNNNNNNNNNNNNNNNNNNNNNNNNNNNNNNNNNNNNNNNNNNNNNNNNNNNNNNNNNNNNNNNNNNNNNNNNNNNNNNNNNNNNNNNNNNNNNNNNNNNNNNNNNNNNNNNNNNNNNNNNNNNNNNNNNNNNNNNtatatatatatatatatatatatatataaaattttagtatGAAATATCTTGTATGATTTGGGGCTAAGACATTTGGTAATTGGTATTAGTAGTTTAGTACTTACTTATACAGCTTCCTTGAGACAATCAATAAATTGGACTAATGGTCCATAAAGCTGCTCAAAAATATAGTATGAAATAtagaatatttattaaattgggTGTTaagataaataattgaaaacttAGAATATTTGTGGTTTAAAAATGTCAGAGAAACTCTTGTTTTATAGCCAACAAAATAtagtattaataaatatttattatgccTTATTGGAAAAGTAATAActcctttaaaaaaattacaactctttgaaaaagttacagTCCTTCAAATGAAAAAGGTGTTttcttttaatacattttatattataatataaatatatatagaataaataataaattacgtgttttaagaaaaagaaaaagaagaatagaaaatttagaaaattcttAATTTAAAGATGTGAGGGAATTCTtctatttatagccaacaaaaatagtataaacaaatgtttattgtgcattattaaaaaagtcacaactcctTAAAGGATGATGGATGTTATCATGGATCCTACTAGTTCTAACCTTTATTTTATTCTCCTAATTAcatataattgtttttatttcctatattttttACCAGTCGATGCCTTCCAGAATAACAAACATTTGACTTGATTTGTTCATAATTCTTTGGTggttctttttttcaaaaatatgtattttaagatatttttagtttttaaaatatgattaaaatgtatttaaaaactaaatgagatctttttatgatttactAGCTAAGAAAGGTATTctatctttctctttttgttgtcCGGCTCGATAGAATTGTTTAGAATCCTCTCCTAGCTTCCTCTTTCCATAGATATGAAGACTATAAAACGTCGATCAGAGAGGAGGGTTATTCTAAGATATAGAAGTAGTTAAGGGCTTGACTAAGTAGTAGATATGGGATTGAGGGGCGCAGGAATAGGGTTGTAATTCTTCCTCCCGGCTTCCTTTCTATTATCACTCTCATCCAACTGATGAATGCAATTGGAGTAGACTCTTGAATAATGAACACACATATGAGAATACGAGGGGTTTGATATCTTTCATGTGATAAATTTATAGATAAAGAATGAATAAAAGCTCATCAAATTGAATATCTTATACTTTGCATGTACATGTACCAAATAATAGAGAAGGTGATAATTGACTAATCTATGAAAAACCGTTCAATATTAAGAAGCCAATTATatcaaaaaagaacaaatattataattgaaaatatgtagaagataaaattaattacaGAGTAAGAATCTTACCACCtttcaagtttttaatatatGTGACAATGCCAATATTCTAATACTCGAATATTAGAAAATGATTATTCATAATCTTAATGAGGTCATGAATTACTGCACACAAACAATTTTTATGGTATAAAGAGggtaaatttaaactatttgcGATAGATTTAGGGCATATTTGACCCAATAAACGAGGGAGGGGTAAAAGTAATCCAATAGGCGGAAGGACATTGAggatattttaaaccttttttctgaaaaataaaacCAAATTGTGAAGCGCAATAAATTGCAAAACCAATCTCGAATTGGATACAGTTGGTTGAATAGGTTGTAGAGATATTATACACAAGGAAAATGAACAACTCTGGCATCCATGGTGGAAGTTCACAGGCAGCATCTAGGGTTTCATGTATGGTCTATTACTTATGATAACCCAAAAGAGAAACTAAATGGAAGAAGCAGCAAGCATGGTGATTGTTAAGTCTTTTGGCTAAATAAGCAAGCCCCTACAACTCGACGCATTTCATTGGTTGTAATTGTATGAAGTCATCAGCATCCTCTTCACTGTCACTTTCAATCCAGCCATAACAAGGAAATGACCTTCTTGGTGGCCGAAGGCAAACTCGCTTTGAGGAAGGAAGAGTTGTTGGGATATGATCAGCAGGGGTAGGCACACTATTAACTGAAGTTGGAGGTACGTTACTGCCTCGACCCCCAGAATTTCCACCATCACCGGTAAAAACATTAGCCAGCCTCTTCTGGATATAGTAGGTTTGGTCCTCCTCTATGTCTTTACACCTCTGTTCAACTCCTTCAGCTGGTGGGAGACATAATGCTTCTGCAAAACACGGTTGTTAGGGTAATTTCACAATCCAAGTTCCAGCACCAGTGAACTAGGAATGAATGAAACTGCTGcaattacaataattttttctaaaaaaatgcaATAGTGCAGCCTCCCTAATCTATTGGTCAATGACTTGGCTGTTTTTTATTCCTAAAAGATGACAGATGGAATAAAAGTGAAATAGAAGGCTTAGAAGAGAGATAATGAAACTATGTGGCTGTCTTCCAAAAGCAAAGGAATGATCCGTTTTTTAGTTAACTGATCTGATGGGTCCAACAAACATTTAATTATAAACAATATctgaattataaataaataaataaataataggcTAAGATTCTAAACAAAGGATGATAAATAAATGGgatttcttttattcttaaCGTCTCGTGATCTTGAACCAATTATGCGCTTCAATATAATTACCGGGAGTGAGCACTCTGCATTTTCAGAATCTCCTGTTGAATGGCCAGGGAGCCAGATTCAATGTTTTTCTACATTGTTAAGCTGATTTCCATTGCTTGGCATTCGCAACTAAATGGCTACTTCCTGGACGAATTACACATAATCAAGAAGTAGAATTAGCACAGACGATCAATTCCTTACCGGTACTGCCAATGTCTTGTTTGTTGCCACAAAGCTCTTCGTGTATAGGTTCTACTGCATCAGCAAGCTGAGAGCATCCTGTTTCTCCTAGAGTATTGCCAGATTCATTGTTTGTGGAAATAAGAGCGCCTGAAGGACAAGTGGTGCTTAATAAAGCAGAGTCTTCTGCTCTTTCATCTAGTGAGGAAAAACCCTGCTATAACTTAAAAGTCTTCAGCTATTCCAGTATATGCATATATTAATCAAGGTGCAATGAACATCAGTAATAATCATATCAATATTGAAGGAGAGATGAAAATTTTCATCAGCGTCATTGCATTTCATATAGTTGGCAGTTGGCACTCGATGCAATACAGATATGAACCTGTAGCTAGTTTTCTATTTATACAAAACTCAACCAGAAATAACAAGTACCCCGAATGGAGACTATAAGCAACTGTGGCTCAGACCCGTGTAGTTAAAAATATCATACAATTTAGACTAGCAGTCTAAGAACTACATGTGTTCAAAGGTGAAATATAGATCCGGGAGTTCGACTCATAAATAAAACATGTGTCTTGTTTCTTCTTTGGTATGTTGTACTAACCAATAACAAACGGAAGAAGACAATCTATCAATTGACTTACGGTACATAAGATGCATAATCTGTCAATTGACTTATGGTACATAAGATGCATAATCTATAAATTGACTTAAGACACATAAGATGCATACAAAGGACAAAGGTGGAAATAGGGTACTTTAAGGTTCACATTTACAGCAAAAAGAAAACTTAATTGCTTATTGGGCTTGATTCAGAAGCAGCTCTTATTGTTAATAGCTGACAGTCTCAGAACCACGTGATCGTTTTAGAGGAAGCTGGGATTAAAGATGCTTTGTTTATTTCTAAGAGACCAAGGGAAACAAGTGCGGTCGCTGGATAAACTCGAACTAACAGAAAGCACTCGGTGTAAAGCAGAAAAAATGATAAGCACGATTAGAGAAACAAGTGACTGCATCATCTAGCATGCTCATATCAACAGCAAAAGTTTTGCCTCATTCAAGTTCGGGTCGGCTATGTAAATCCTTATTGTCATGTTGATTCATTTAAGTCAGACTCAGTCCAATATTCATCTAGCATGATCTAATCAATTGTCAAAAATATGCAGACATGAATAGATAGCAAGTTGCTGAACAGAATAAAGGACATGGATTTTTATACTAACAAGTTCGACAAAGCAGGCCTGCCATCTTCTCATTCTTACCGGAGGAAGCAGGGTAGTAAATATGATAACCTCTGTCTGCACCATCCCACAATTACAATGTAGGCACTGTTACAAGTCTACCAAGCACAAGACATGCCCTGAAGTAGCTCTATAGGGTGACTAATACCACCTCAACAATGAAATACTAGACAAGCACCTCATACAGATTTAGCTCTACATTGCGTAATATTCCCTGCCTTTGGGATGCCCTGAAGTAGCTCTAGACTTTGCAGAACCATAATATTCAGTCTTGGACCAGAAGGAAAGGTTGTGATAAAATGTACTTTAATCACCAATACACATTCATTATTAGTGCAGACCCGCAGGATATGTGAATCAACAACGCTTAAAGCAGTTCTAAGCATCTATTATTTGTGCCACAGAAAATCATTCCCTCTAAGCATCTACTATTTGTGCCACACAAAATCATGCCCAGACAAAATACTCAAGTAGATCAAGTTACAAAGAAATTTGACAGTGTGGATCCTCATACTAGAACACATAATGATTGACTATAGCAGCCTAAGTTAGCAATAAGATCCACTTATATTGATTTCAATGAGATGCTTTACATATCTTTTAACGGATTTGAGGATCCATTTTTCCAAACAGCTAAGGAGACCACATGATGGAATAATCAATATCACAGGTTATAGAGAATCCGAGGGATAATACATGAAAGGAACAAGCAACCAAACAATAGCAATGAGGAATGGCCAATAGACTCCTCATGACAGGACAATTATTCATCCATAAAATTACATGACACAAGTATACAGCCTGCAGGAATCTGTTTTCCTGCATATTGAATGTATGTATACAGGTAAAACTGAATAGGTAGATATTTAACGATTCATGATCAAAGAGTATGAACGTATCattcataaattttgaaagGGAACTTCATGTCCTGCTTACAATATGACTTATCATGAACATTGTTTAAAAGGCTACTGACTCATACTTCTTagtccatttaaaaaaaatagcaaacaaaaaattgtgaTTACCTTTGAGGAAGGAAGAGCTGTAGGGTGATGATCAACAGGACGGGCGACATGATTAACCGGGCATAGTGAAGCAGTTGGATAGTTATTCCCTAATTGCACATGACTCCCAGAAcacaatttcaaataattaactGGGCAGGGGGAGGAAGTTGGAGGTGAAGCAAAATCATGAGAGTTACTCCCTGATTGCACTTGATTCTTGGAATTTCCACCATCACACCAAACAGCATTAACCATCTCCTTCTGGGTAGAGATTTGGCCTTCCACTACGTCTTTCCAGCTATTTCCATCTCCTTCAACTGGTGGGGGGCAAAATACTTGTGCAAAACAGGGTTATTAAGGAAATTTTCATAACATGGACCTCAAAGTCATATAGGCACTCTTAATGTTTCATAAATAAAAGAAGCAAGAGGTTTACATTCAAGTTTCAGCACGAGTGAACTATtgcgaaaaaagaaaaaaaaattaactgcTGCAGTAGAAAAGAA
Proteins encoded in this window:
- the LOC107023053 gene encoding uncharacterized protein LOC107023053 isoform X1; the protein is MILIYIYILVFSFRIKANIQYFITLFRLLFCCVLRRLKHATMAPRGRPRKRLSRMDAATDAMTAFGFDERLVQKTVKQLLKEYGGDVGWAFIEEYGYKELIEAILRDQESNDEDSTKQKGVSSQVERAEDPALQSILGPSGTLVDSTDNKAGITVGETSCSELVNAPAPIYVELCRNKQAICSTVFCPPPVEGDGNSWKDVVEGQISTQKEMVNAVWCDGGNSKNQVQSGSNSHDFASPPTSSPCPVNYLKLCSGSHVQLGNNYPTASLCPVNHVARPVDHHPTALPSSKQGFSSLDERAEDSALLSTTCPSGALISTNNESGNTLGETGCSQLADAVEPIHEELCGNKQDIGSTEALCLPPAEGVEQRCKDIEEDQTYYIQKRLANVFTGDGGNSGGRGSNVPPTSVNSVPTPADHIPTTLPSSKRVCLRPPRRSFPCYGWIESDSEEDADDFIQLQPMKCVEL
- the LOC107023053 gene encoding uncharacterized protein LOC107023053 isoform X2 translates to MILIYIYILVFSFRIKANIQYFITLFRLLFCCVLRRLKHATMAPRGRPRKRLSRMDAATDAMTAFGFDERLVQKTVKQLLKEYGGDVGWAFIEEYGYKELIEAILRDQESNDEDSTKQKGVSSQVERAEDPALQSILGPSGTLVDSTDNKAGITVGETSCSELVNAPAPIYVELCRNKQAICSTVFCPPPVEGDGNSWKDVVEGQISTQKEMVNAVWCDGGNSKNQVQSGSNSHDFASPPTSSPCPVNYLKLCSGSHVQLGNNYPTASLCPVNHVARPVDHHPTALPSSKGFSSLDERAEDSALLSTTCPSGALISTNNESGNTLGETGCSQLADAVEPIHEELCGNKQDIGSTEALCLPPAEGVEQRCKDIEEDQTYYIQKRLANVFTGDGGNSGGRGSNVPPTSVNSVPTPADHIPTTLPSSKRVCLRPPRRSFPCYGWIESDSEEDADDFIQLQPMKCVEL